CGGGGGAAAAGGTGGCGGTGTGGTTGAGATGACGCACGAGGTTTGGGCTGCTGGGCAAAACTAATCCGCCCCTCCTTTTGCCTTTGGCAAATTTGTCGGTTGCTGCCATAGTCTGGCCACCGTCGCCATGAAGAATCATTCTCTGAGCACCTACGACAAGGTGGGAGGGTGCCTCCATTTCGCGCCGGCGCTTCGCCAGATTCCCGTCAGGGCGGCGGCGGACGCAAATCCCAAACGTAACTGACATGATCCTGGCTCCAATTGATTGGGTCATCATCGTGGTGTACCTCGTGATCTGCATGGGCGCAGGCTTGTGGATGCGGCGGTTCGTGCGCGGCGTCGAAGACTTTGCCGTCGCTGGCCGCGAAATGGATGTGAATCTGGGGATCGCCTCACTGGCCGCCACGGAGTTGGGTTTGGTGACGGTCATGTACACCGCTCAACTCGGTTTTGAGAAAGGGTTCGCGGGCGCGACGGTCGGCATCATCATGGCGTTGGCGATGTATTTCGTCGGGCGAACGGGATTTGTGATCGGACCGTTGCGCAAGTCCGGCATCATGACGATCCCCGAACTTTTTGAAAAACGATTCGGCAAGGAGGTGCGCTGGCTGGCTGGTTTGTTCGTGGTGCTGGGCGGCGTACTGAACATGGGGGTGTTCCTGCGCGTAGGCGGAGAATTTCTGGTTCACGTGACCGGATTGCCGGTTTATTGGCTGGAACTGATTATGATCGGCCTGCTCGCGTTGGTGCTGCTCTACACCATCTTGGGCGGGATGCTGTCCGTGCTGGTGACGGATTACCTGCAATTCCTCATCATGGGATTGGGCATCGTCATCACTTCGCTGTGGGTGATCCACGACCTTGGTTGGAATACGCTCGTTGAAAAACTTTGGCTGAGTTACGACGGCTCACGCGCCAACGCGCCGCTGCTTATGAAGTCGCATCCCTTCAATCCATTTCATTCGAGCAGTCTGGGTTGGGGTTACATTTTGTGGCAGGTGATGTTTCAACTCGCGGTCGTCACGACCTGGCAGACCACCATCTCGCGCGTGCTCTCCGCCAAGGGTGAGGAGACGGCCAAACGGATGTATCGGCGCTCGGCATTTTATTTTGTCGGAAGGTTCGCGCTACCGGTGTTGTTCGGTGTCGGCGCGTTCATTCACTTCAGCTACGGCAATGGCTTGTCCGCCGGTCTGGACAGTCGTACGGCGATGCCCGCTTATCTCGCCACCATTCTGCCGGCGGGCATCATGGGTCTGGTCATCGCGGCGATGCTGGCGGCCGAGATGTCCACCGACAGCGGTTACCTGTTGACGTGGGCGACGGTGATTTACAACGATCTGCTCATGCCTTTTGTCAAACGACCACTCTCGAATCAACCGCGACTGTTGATCACGCGCGGGTTGGTCGGTGCGATCGGAGTGTTCCTGGTTTTCTACGGGTTGCTCTACGAACTCAAAGGCAACGTGTGGGATTATCTGGCGGTGACGGGAAACATTTATCTGGCAAGTGTCTTCACCTTGTTGGTGGCCGGACTCTATTGGCCACGGGCAAACCGATTCGGCGCGTTCGCCGCGTTGGTCTTGGGTGCCGTCGGCCCGATCAGTTTCCTGTTGCTTGGGAAAAAATATTCGATTGCGCCTGAAGTGGCGGGGACGTCATCATTTGCGCTGGCGTTCATCGGAATGATCATCGGCTCGCTGGCGACAGCAACCCGTGCCGCCAAACCGGAGGCGGCTTCATGATAATGTTTATCCTATCCATCGTTTTTTGGACGTTGATTGTGTTCGCATCCATCGCTTGGTACGCCTTTCTTTTGTTTTACGTGGGAGCGAAGGCAGGCC
Above is a window of Verrucomicrobiota bacterium DNA encoding:
- a CDS encoding sodium:solute symporter family protein, translated to MILAPIDWVIIVVYLVICMGAGLWMRRFVRGVEDFAVAGREMDVNLGIASLAATELGLVTVMYTAQLGFEKGFAGATVGIIMALAMYFVGRTGFVIGPLRKSGIMTIPELFEKRFGKEVRWLAGLFVVLGGVLNMGVFLRVGGEFLVHVTGLPVYWLELIMIGLLALVLLYTILGGMLSVLVTDYLQFLIMGLGIVITSLWVIHDLGWNTLVEKLWLSYDGSRANAPLLMKSHPFNPFHSSSLGWGYILWQVMFQLAVVTTWQTTISRVLSAKGEETAKRMYRRSAFYFVGRFALPVLFGVGAFIHFSYGNGLSAGLDSRTAMPAYLATILPAGIMGLVIAAMLAAEMSTDSGYLLTWATVIYNDLLMPFVKRPLSNQPRLLITRGLVGAIGVFLVFYGLLYELKGNVWDYLAVTGNIYLASVFTLLVAGLYWPRANRFGAFAALVLGAVGPISFLLLGKKYSIAPEVAGTSSFALAFIGMIIGSLATATRAAKPEAAS